A window from Oligoflexus sp. encodes these proteins:
- a CDS encoding MotE family protein — MSTAAHLLTRYSIPSIILLKVAVISYIMIGDKKMFSFGDKPLWGQTEKAAAPLDAPAPVIAAVDPEESEAVAKKRRSFLDDLLNLPKISTEGMDKDEVGRYFTMLERKQSQIENRIHILTTREEQLKNLEKSVDEKIKKLEDEMIFFQQTIQKEKQLQGERLDKLVEFYQKMEAKKAAAVFEKLDKDLVVSLFNRFPQKQTTQILALMNPDRSVELSEYYGRIKSAKEYELLKEINVALRGQFEECKGLPKNVP; from the coding sequence ATGTCAACCGCCGCTCATCTTTTGACCCGTTATAGTATCCCGTCCATCATCCTTCTGAAGGTGGCTGTCATCAGCTACATCATGATCGGTGATAAGAAAATGTTCAGCTTCGGTGATAAACCCCTTTGGGGCCAAACCGAGAAAGCTGCGGCGCCTCTGGATGCTCCGGCGCCCGTCATCGCCGCTGTGGATCCTGAAGAGTCGGAAGCCGTCGCGAAAAAGCGCCGCAGTTTTCTGGATGATCTTTTGAACCTGCCCAAGATCAGCACCGAGGGCATGGACAAGGATGAAGTTGGCCGCTACTTCACCATGCTGGAAAGAAAGCAGAGCCAGATTGAAAACCGCATCCATATTCTGACCACGCGGGAAGAGCAGCTCAAAAACCTGGAAAAGTCGGTCGATGAGAAGATCAAAAAACTGGAAGACGAGATGATTTTCTTCCAGCAGACCATTCAGAAGGAAAAGCAGCTGCAGGGTGAGCGCCTCGACAAACTTGTCGAATTCTATCAGAAAATGGAAGCCAAGAAGGCCGCTGCCGTCTTTGAAAAACTTGACAAGGACCTTGTGGTTTCGCTCTTCAATCGCTTTCCCCAGAAGCAGACCACGCAAATCCTCGCGCTCATGAATCCCGATCGTTCCGTGGAACTTTCGGAATACTATGGCCGCATCAAATCCGCGAAGGAATACGAACTGCTGAAGGAAATCAACGTCGCTCTGCGCGGCCAATTTGAAGAATGCAAAGGCCTGCCTAAAAACGTACCCTGA